In one window of Allorhodopirellula heiligendammensis DNA:
- the rho gene encoding transcription termination factor Rho produces the protein MRHPDQAVDQRVRELDAERDPLSLPEEIVSEVTKAGGRVGIPQPDANGTAVNLVQLQQMSHPELIAMAEQAGLDDIAGITRQELVFRLLKAKMSANGLMYGEGTLEILPDGFGFLRSAQYHYLSCPDDIYVSPSQIRRFGLHTGSHVAGQIRPPKENERYFALLRIEAINHSEPSRRGRQIPFDELTPLHPRTRIVMEHVADEMSTRVVDLFTPIGFGQRGLIVSPPRAGKTILMQQLAHGVLANYPSAYVFVLLIDERPEEVTDMEREIRSHQCEVISSTFDEPASRHIQVAQMVIEKAKRMVESGTDVVIFLDSITRLARAFNSDAESATGKILSGGLDAGAMQKPKSIFGSARKVEEGGSLTILATALVDTGSRMDDVIFEEFKGTGNLEIVLDQELVQRRVWPAIDLYRSGTRREEILFDDDEYQRIQTLRRSLAELSPTDAMTTLTKKLAATQNNVEFLMSIPPESL, from the coding sequence ATGCGCCATCCCGATCAAGCCGTCGATCAGCGCGTGCGCGAACTGGACGCTGAACGCGATCCGCTCTCACTGCCTGAAGAAATTGTCAGCGAAGTCACCAAGGCCGGTGGCCGCGTTGGGATTCCACAGCCCGACGCTAATGGCACAGCGGTCAATCTGGTCCAATTGCAGCAGATGTCTCACCCCGAGCTGATTGCAATGGCGGAGCAGGCGGGGCTCGACGATATCGCTGGCATCACTCGCCAGGAGCTCGTGTTTCGCTTGCTCAAGGCGAAGATGAGCGCAAATGGTTTGATGTACGGTGAGGGTACGCTCGAAATACTGCCCGACGGGTTTGGCTTTCTGCGCAGTGCCCAGTACCACTACCTGTCTTGTCCTGATGACATTTACGTCTCGCCGAGTCAAATCCGTCGTTTTGGATTGCATACCGGCAGCCATGTGGCCGGCCAAATCCGACCGCCCAAGGAGAACGAACGATACTTTGCGCTGTTGCGGATCGAAGCGATTAACCACAGCGAGCCATCGCGTCGCGGTCGGCAGATTCCGTTTGATGAACTCACGCCGCTGCATCCTCGCACCCGCATTGTGATGGAACATGTCGCCGATGAGATGAGCACGCGAGTCGTCGATCTGTTTACACCGATCGGTTTTGGCCAACGAGGTTTGATCGTCAGCCCACCACGGGCTGGTAAGACAATCTTGATGCAACAACTCGCCCATGGCGTGTTGGCGAACTACCCGTCGGCCTATGTGTTCGTGTTATTAATTGACGAGCGGCCGGAAGAGGTCACCGATATGGAGCGGGAGATTCGCTCGCATCAATGTGAGGTGATCAGCAGCACGTTTGACGAACCGGCCTCGCGACACATCCAAGTCGCTCAAATGGTCATCGAAAAAGCGAAACGGATGGTAGAGTCTGGCACGGACGTTGTTATTTTCCTCGATTCGATCACGCGTCTGGCAAGAGCCTTCAATAGCGACGCGGAATCGGCGACCGGGAAGATTTTGAGTGGCGGTTTGGACGCCGGTGCGATGCAAAAACCCAAATCCATTTTTGGCTCGGCCCGCAAGGTCGAAGAGGGCGGTTCGCTCACGATTCTCGCAACCGCCTTGGTCGATACCGGCAGCCGGATGGATGATGTCATTTTCGAGGAATTCAAAGGTACGGGCAATCTCGAGATCGTGCTCGATCAAGAGCTCGTGCAGCGGCGGGTGTGGCCGGCGATCGATCTGTATCGCAGCGGGACCCGGCGGGAAGAAATCCTGTTCGACGACGACGAGTACCAGCGGATTCAAACGCTCCGCCGCTCGCTCGCCGAACTCTCGCCCACCGACGCCATGACGACGCTCACTAAGAAACTCGCTGCCACTCAGAACAATGTTGAGTTCCTGATGAGTATCCCACCTGAGTCACTCTGA
- a CDS encoding NYN domain-containing protein: MSVVLLIDGYNVIAPVAPPGRGASRRWLDVERQRLLDRLVEHLDENVRLRTCVVFDAKDAPTHLASQYLYQGIDVRFAVDYPEADDLLEEIIAQHAAPKTLSVVSSDHRIATSARRRRAGCFDSDTWLDLLLDGRPPLIKVPKSKKRASAAAPELAGSPPTDAHNDGADPIDVQVESMISDDLLENLLGKLK; the protein is encoded by the coding sequence GTGTCGGTCGTCCTACTGATCGACGGATATAACGTGATTGCGCCTGTCGCGCCGCCGGGTCGGGGAGCAAGCCGGCGTTGGCTCGATGTCGAGCGTCAGCGTTTACTCGATCGACTTGTCGAACATCTCGATGAAAATGTCCGGCTGCGGACCTGTGTGGTCTTTGATGCCAAGGACGCACCGACGCATCTTGCCTCGCAATACCTGTATCAAGGCATCGACGTTCGATTTGCAGTCGACTACCCCGAAGCGGATGATCTCCTGGAAGAAATCATCGCCCAACATGCAGCGCCGAAGACCCTGAGTGTGGTGTCATCAGACCACCGGATCGCCACGTCAGCCCGGCGACGCCGGGCAGGTTGCTTTGACTCCGACACGTGGCTCGACCTGCTGCTCGACGGCAGGCCACCCTTGATCAAGGTTCCAAAATCAAAAAAGCGGGCATCCGCTGCCGCCCCCGAGCTTGCAGGCAGTCCACCCACGGATGCCCACAACGATGGAGCCGACCCCATTGATGTGCAAGTCGAGTCCATGATCAGCGATGATCTGCTCGAAAACTTGCTCGGCAAGCTCAAATAG
- a CDS encoding thiamine-phosphate kinase has protein sequence MEQSFLAYLRGRTRSLPAVAVGIGDDAAVMDLPAGDAGIQQVACTDQIIDGVDFDSQSQPLASIGYKSIAINLSDIAAMGAAPTAALVTLALPADNATEIAGEVYEGILEACGQFGIAIAGGDLSTYDGPLAISVCLLGTVTDPWLRSGAAEGDVIFVTGSLGGSLLGRHLRPTPRVEFAKRLRQHAQVHAAIDVSDGFSLDLDRLLAASRVGAELDLECIPISDAAVKMSADSGRTPLQHAWSDGEDFELIFTVSESDAASIEKLSADELTVEITRVGTVVGRTGLWKRITGSKLERVFPQGYVHGETDA, from the coding sequence ATGGAACAGTCCTTTCTTGCGTATTTACGCGGTCGTACCCGCAGTCTGCCCGCCGTCGCGGTCGGCATCGGTGATGATGCTGCTGTCATGGATCTGCCGGCAGGCGATGCGGGGATTCAGCAGGTCGCATGCACCGACCAAATTATTGACGGGGTCGATTTCGATAGCCAGTCCCAACCGCTCGCATCGATCGGCTATAAGTCCATCGCAATCAACCTCAGCGACATCGCGGCGATGGGCGCGGCACCGACAGCGGCTCTCGTCACGTTGGCGCTCCCCGCCGATAACGCGACCGAAATCGCTGGCGAAGTCTACGAAGGTATTCTCGAGGCCTGCGGGCAGTTCGGGATCGCCATCGCGGGTGGAGACCTGTCGACCTACGACGGCCCTCTTGCGATCAGCGTCTGCCTACTCGGCACTGTCACGGATCCGTGGCTGCGTAGTGGCGCCGCGGAAGGTGACGTGATCTTTGTCACCGGCTCACTCGGCGGCAGTCTGCTCGGCCGGCACCTGCGTCCAACGCCACGCGTCGAATTCGCAAAACGCCTGCGTCAACACGCCCAGGTGCACGCCGCGATCGATGTCAGCGACGGATTCAGTCTCGACCTCGATCGGCTGCTCGCCGCCAGCCGTGTGGGGGCCGAACTCGATCTCGAATGCATCCCCATTTCGGACGCTGCTGTCAAAATGTCCGCTGACAGCGGCCGTACTCCACTGCAGCACGCGTGGAGTGACGGAGAAGATTTTGAGTTGATCTTCACGGTGAGCGAGTCCGACGCAGCAAGCATCGAGAAACTGTCTGCTGATGAACTGACAGTGGAGATCACCCGCGTCGGTACGGTGGTCGGACGTACCGGACTATGGAAGCGGATCACCGGTAGCAAACTCGAGCGTGTCTTCCCCCAGGGTTATGTGCACGGCGAAACCGATGCCTGA
- the tatC gene encoding twin-arginine translocase subunit TatC, with protein MDALARPKDDLFDNSTMTVREHLEELRGALVKAIIWLAIGLAFGLMFASQVVRYVQEPLKQAIVKYNADRDLVLLGLPNRDDPEIERLHAFLSHNALVAELVYALPEPISKSAAAELMETGKALPAGSANAAEKDGEERDGGVTDTASPEALDSTRRIFTADLIAAIGAVPNPEVMVPTIQFRRSERGVSALKVEETFMIWFKAGLIVGAVLASPMIFYHLWNFVAAGLHSHERRYVHVYLPFSVALFVAGVSLAFFLVLQYVLKFLLDFNSSMDVEIEPRLSYYINFVLMLPLGFGVAFQLPLVMLFLQRIDLIQTQDYISSWRIATLVIFVISMVVTPADVTSMIALAIPLMFLYFLGIVLCTYMPRGRGMGRGAYDPT; from the coding sequence GTGGACGCCCTGGCTCGCCCCAAAGACGACCTGTTTGATAATTCGACCATGACTGTGCGTGAGCACCTCGAAGAGCTTCGTGGTGCACTGGTCAAAGCCATTATTTGGCTGGCGATTGGGCTGGCTTTTGGATTGATGTTCGCCAGTCAGGTGGTCCGGTATGTTCAGGAACCACTCAAGCAGGCGATTGTCAAATACAACGCTGATCGCGATCTCGTGTTGCTCGGTTTGCCCAACCGCGACGATCCGGAAATCGAGCGTTTGCACGCCTTTTTGAGCCACAATGCTCTCGTGGCTGAGTTGGTCTATGCGTTGCCCGAACCCATCAGCAAATCCGCAGCTGCCGAATTGATGGAGACGGGCAAGGCGTTGCCTGCCGGATCGGCAAATGCCGCAGAAAAAGATGGGGAGGAACGTGATGGAGGGGTGACCGACACCGCGTCGCCGGAAGCACTCGATTCGACGCGTCGCATCTTTACGGCGGACCTGATTGCGGCAATTGGGGCGGTTCCTAATCCAGAGGTGATGGTGCCGACGATCCAATTCCGGCGGAGCGAACGGGGGGTTAGCGCGTTGAAGGTCGAAGAGACGTTCATGATTTGGTTCAAGGCTGGATTGATCGTCGGCGCTGTGCTGGCTTCCCCTATGATTTTCTATCACCTATGGAACTTCGTCGCTGCGGGTCTGCACTCTCATGAGCGACGCTACGTCCACGTCTACCTCCCTTTCAGCGTGGCATTGTTTGTTGCCGGTGTGTCTCTCGCGTTTTTCCTGGTGTTGCAGTATGTGCTGAAGTTTTTGCTCGATTTCAATAGCAGCATGGATGTTGAGATCGAACCGCGTCTGTCGTACTACATCAATTTCGTGCTGATGTTGCCGCTCGGATTTGGCGTCGCGTTCCAGTTGCCGTTGGTAATGTTGTTTCTGCAACGCATCGATTTGATTCAAACCCAGGACTACATTAGCAGTTGGCGAATCGCCACCCTGGTCATCTTCGTCATCTCGATGGTCGTCACGCCTGCGGACGTCACGAGCATGATTGCATTAGCCATTCCGCTGATGTTCCTGTATTTTCTCGGGATTGTCCTGTGCACGTACATGCCGCGGGGGCGAGGAATGGGCCGTGGTGCCTATGACCCCACGTAA
- a CDS encoding molybdate metabolism regulator, with protein MTEHDPFNEPEIAHPRARELMREPLFWDCVDEGAPFGSDEGSDAYYEWRNWRSENPDAPLTDCFDWILDGNLDAYNETLASDAQIEIDLANPDDAFLSDQFDMFTLDTTIIATGLGQLMDEGRIDEDAKPFIYVAIKRQRNPKAGHYDSTTLDAIARVVDES; from the coding sequence ATGACTGAACACGACCCATTCAACGAACCGGAGATCGCCCATCCTCGCGCACGCGAACTGATGCGTGAGCCATTGTTCTGGGACTGCGTTGACGAGGGTGCGCCGTTTGGGAGTGACGAGGGCAGCGACGCTTACTATGAATGGCGAAATTGGCGATCCGAGAATCCGGATGCTCCTCTTACCGACTGCTTCGATTGGATTCTCGATGGGAATCTCGATGCCTACAATGAAACTCTGGCATCGGACGCCCAGATCGAGATTGACTTGGCTAATCCGGATGATGCGTTTCTCAGCGACCAATTCGATATGTTCACATTGGACACGACAATCATCGCAACTGGGCTTGGACAATTGATGGACGAGGGAAGGATCGACGAGGACGCAAAACCATTCATTTACGTGGCAATTAAACGGCAACGTAATCCTAAGGCTGGCCACTACGATTCAACAACGCTTGATGCCATTGCTCGCGTGGTGGACGAATCATGA
- a CDS encoding glycine cleavage system protein H, with translation MPESFTFAMGEFDAEFPTDYLYAKNHMWALPMPTQENVVGPLRYRFGLTAYAVRLLQDVYFLEWTVDAPAPLTARMLIGSIESKKAESDLFTPLPGQLTEINQDVLSDPSLINADPYGAAWLIEIEANLAAAAILLSPSEYADHLVEAWEVAQRTIKGQANT, from the coding sequence ATGCCTGAGTCGTTCACATTCGCCATGGGAGAGTTCGATGCCGAATTCCCCACCGATTATCTTTACGCCAAAAACCACATGTGGGCATTGCCAATGCCCACCCAGGAGAACGTGGTCGGGCCCCTACGATACCGCTTCGGCCTCACGGCATATGCAGTTCGGTTGCTTCAAGATGTGTACTTTCTGGAATGGACCGTCGATGCACCGGCGCCGCTCACAGCTCGCATGCTGATCGGCTCCATCGAGAGCAAGAAGGCAGAGAGTGATCTCTTCACACCGCTGCCCGGCCAACTCACCGAGATCAACCAGGATGTGCTCAGCGACCCATCGCTTATCAATGCGGACCCTTATGGTGCCGCGTGGCTGATTGAAATCGAAGCCAATCTCGCAGCAGCAGCGATACTGCTCTCGCCCTCGGAGTACGCTGATCATCTCGTCGAAGCCTGGGAAGTCGCCCAGCGAACGATCAAAGGCCAAGCCAACACGTAG
- a CDS encoding type 1 glutamine amidotransferase domain-containing protein: protein MTALPATDHVSPVTLQGCRILAFVGEIYEDLELWYPKLRLIEAGADVVVAGPNAATTYQGKLGYPCQSDVAISSVRSDDFHGLLVPGGFMPDKLRRDPDVLRLVREFDAAGKPIAAICHGGWIPISAGVYRGVRVTGSPGIQDDLVNAGAIFQDAAVVVDRHHVSSRRPDDLPDFCAQFLALLAAGR, encoded by the coding sequence ATGACTGCCCTCCCCGCCACTGACCACGTATCCCCCGTCACCCTCCAAGGCTGCCGAATTCTCGCCTTTGTTGGCGAGATCTACGAGGATCTTGAACTCTGGTACCCCAAATTGCGGCTGATCGAAGCGGGCGCCGACGTCGTCGTCGCGGGGCCGAACGCCGCGACAACCTACCAGGGAAAACTGGGGTACCCGTGTCAAAGTGACGTCGCGATTTCGAGCGTTCGTAGCGATGATTTTCACGGATTACTCGTCCCAGGTGGCTTTATGCCGGATAAATTGCGACGTGATCCCGATGTTCTGCGGCTGGTCCGGGAATTCGACGCCGCGGGCAAACCGATCGCGGCGATCTGCCACGGGGGGTGGATCCCGATCTCGGCAGGTGTCTATCGAGGCGTCCGCGTCACAGGCTCGCCGGGGATCCAAGATGATCTGGTGAATGCTGGGGCGATCTTCCAGGATGCTGCCGTGGTTGTCGATCGCCATCACGTATCGAGCCGTCGACCGGACGATTTACCTGATTTTTGTGCGCAATTCCTTGCCCTGCTCGCCGCTGGACGTTGA
- a CDS encoding ROK family protein, protein MGIFIGVDVGGTTSTVCLGDAKGRLLEITPQFATRSDEGPAATIADIAAEIVRALGAHRRQLQDVKMVTIATPGPATSEGVLLSTPNLKHADWNNCPVRELLETKLRAEARQDPRVDATIDELAVRYLGDGQAAALGEFAVRRGDIQIRPELASKYNIQIQSPEPELNSLFMVAVGTGLGGGEVRNREAVRGSEGRAGHAGHLMLPADAFRYPHDQELQVGNAFCTVESAVSLTALTHQLGYRLELEQWKDHALHQVAGTSKDRAKKLRELAAAGDELALELFDDQATALGIALLMIQYIGDYDELVIGGGVCDMTPKMRDRYLATVKAAFFQRALNGFRSFDSITFSHCGDQASVIGAYVDALVQTGAGSCV, encoded by the coding sequence GTGGGGATATTCATAGGAGTGGATGTGGGCGGAACGACGTCCACGGTGTGTTTGGGTGATGCCAAGGGTCGCTTGCTTGAAATCACACCACAGTTTGCCACCCGCAGTGACGAGGGGCCTGCGGCGACCATCGCTGACATTGCGGCCGAGATCGTGCGTGCGCTCGGGGCCCATCGCCGACAGCTCCAGGACGTGAAAATGGTGACGATTGCGACGCCTGGGCCCGCAACGAGTGAAGGCGTCTTGCTGTCCACGCCGAACCTAAAGCACGCCGACTGGAACAATTGTCCGGTGCGAGAGTTGCTCGAAACAAAACTGCGTGCTGAGGCTCGTCAGGATCCCCGAGTGGATGCGACGATCGATGAACTCGCTGTACGGTATCTCGGCGATGGCCAGGCGGCGGCGCTGGGGGAATTCGCGGTCCGCCGGGGTGACATTCAAATTCGTCCTGAGTTGGCTTCGAAATACAATATTCAAATTCAAAGTCCGGAGCCCGAGCTAAACTCGCTATTCATGGTGGCCGTGGGCACGGGCCTCGGTGGTGGTGAGGTTCGGAATCGCGAAGCGGTTCGTGGTAGCGAGGGCCGCGCCGGTCATGCTGGGCACTTGATGTTGCCGGCCGATGCGTTCCGTTATCCCCATGACCAAGAATTGCAAGTTGGCAATGCATTTTGTACCGTGGAATCCGCTGTCTCCCTGACCGCGTTGACCCATCAACTCGGTTATCGCCTGGAACTCGAACAGTGGAAGGATCACGCGCTGCACCAGGTGGCCGGGACCTCGAAGGATCGCGCTAAAAAGCTCCGTGAGTTGGCGGCAGCCGGCGACGAACTGGCATTGGAACTGTTTGATGATCAAGCGACGGCGCTGGGCATCGCTTTGTTGATGATCCAGTACATCGGTGATTATGACGAACTCGTTATCGGCGGCGGTGTGTGCGATATGACGCCGAAGATGCGCGACCGTTATCTCGCGACCGTCAAGGCTGCGTTTTTCCAGCGAGCGTTGAACGGATTTCGCAGTTTTGACTCAATCACGTTTTCGCATTGTGGCGATCAGGCGTCAGTCATCGGGGCGTACGTCGACGCCTTGGTGCAGACAGGCGCAGGCTCGTGCGTGTGA
- a CDS encoding DPP IV N-terminal domain-containing protein yields the protein MHRCVTVIAIVSLVLMLGCPSVENAGVEHNNVCIDLSPDGDTLVFASADGDLYLFDIAESIATRLTATDRIESYPSFSPDGTQIVFAATEDEMAPSRIYIRDLGDHSIIAVTEDNEQSDILPRFTPDGKRIVFARAYRHRPYSLGGWTWDMWDVCSIGTDGAGFARLTEEGYYQLYRIVPRADGDFVYAADRIGLENPAALYTVSPNNQPTQLIPKAGTNNTDVHAWVSDPMVGPDGKTLTFCSDFTKPFWYDVCIKMGDAKSQGLVGSKSRYNRYPDFFPSGERIVFLAGTEFNAGNRAIYSLWEVSLSGQTKELATSDLFTNPTNWLAPKRAEPSDATESR from the coding sequence ATGCATCGTTGCGTTACTGTAATCGCGATTGTCAGCTTGGTATTGATGCTCGGTTGTCCGAGCGTCGAAAACGCTGGCGTTGAGCACAACAACGTATGCATCGATTTGTCGCCAGACGGAGACACGCTCGTCTTTGCTTCCGCTGACGGTGATCTCTACCTTTTTGACATCGCCGAATCGATCGCAACGCGATTGACCGCTACGGACCGTATCGAGAGCTATCCCTCATTTTCGCCCGATGGAACGCAGATTGTTTTCGCAGCCACTGAGGACGAAATGGCACCGTCGCGGATCTACATACGTGATTTAGGCGATCATTCAATCATTGCCGTAACGGAGGACAACGAACAATCCGACATCCTGCCGCGATTCACACCGGACGGTAAACGGATCGTTTTTGCACGTGCCTACCGGCACCGGCCGTATAGTCTTGGGGGCTGGACTTGGGATATGTGGGATGTTTGCAGCATCGGCACCGATGGTGCGGGGTTTGCACGACTGACCGAGGAAGGTTACTACCAGCTTTACCGAATTGTTCCACGCGCAGATGGAGATTTCGTTTACGCCGCTGATCGGATCGGACTTGAAAATCCAGCCGCCCTGTACACGGTTTCGCCGAACAACCAACCCACTCAACTCATCCCGAAAGCCGGTACGAACAACACGGATGTTCATGCTTGGGTATCGGACCCGATGGTAGGCCCAGACGGCAAAACCCTGACTTTTTGCTCTGACTTCACTAAGCCATTTTGGTATGACGTCTGTATTAAGATGGGCGATGCTAAATCGCAAGGTCTTGTAGGGTCGAAGTCACGATACAACCGGTACCCAGACTTCTTCCCTAGCGGTGAACGGATCGTGTTCCTCGCCGGAACTGAGTTTAATGCTGGCAATCGGGCAATTTACAGCTTGTGGGAAGTGTCCCTATCCGGTCAAACCAAAGAGCTCGCCACGTCAGACCTGTTCACGAATCCGACCAATTGGCTGGCACCGAAAAGAGCAGAACCATCCGATGCAACCGAGTCGCGGTAG
- the ribH gene encoding 6,7-dimethyl-8-ribityllumazine synthase — MSASIDGTTGSLPSGRIAIVVSRYNPGICDSMCEAAVETLTQAGIAPERHWIIRVPGAWELCWAVEQALQHADVAAAIALGCVIRGETTHDEHINRTVSASLMNQSICSGRPVGFGLLTCNTLEQAIQRSGGNVGNKGHEAADAVLELLRLAPKLR; from the coding sequence GTGTCAGCATCTATTGATGGAACTACCGGTTCGCTGCCTTCCGGCCGGATCGCAATCGTCGTTAGCCGATACAACCCAGGCATTTGCGATTCGATGTGTGAAGCCGCAGTTGAAACCTTGACCCAAGCCGGCATTGCTCCGGAACGTCACTGGATCATCCGCGTCCCCGGCGCATGGGAATTGTGCTGGGCGGTCGAGCAAGCCCTCCAGCACGCCGACGTTGCTGCAGCGATTGCACTGGGCTGCGTCATCCGCGGCGAAACCACCCACGATGAACACATCAACCGTACAGTGAGTGCCTCGTTGATGAATCAGAGCATCTGCAGCGGCCGGCCCGTTGGCTTTGGGTTGTTGACCTGCAACACTCTCGAGCAAGCAATCCAACGCAGTGGTGGCAATGTCGGCAACAAGGGGCATGAAGCCGCCGACGCCGTGCTGGAACTTTTACGTCTCGCCCCGAAACTCCGCTGA